One window from the genome of Kluyveromyces marxianus DMKU3-1042 DNA, complete genome, chromosome 3 encodes:
- the MMM1 gene encoding ERMES complex subunit MMM1 — MIDNGTNNTIVSEFNSSELCIDDGNTSYSNFTNEHSGTNDTFMTLDEYLNKTLPLHLDQLVLDTNQRELFDTAAKSILSSALLERQQQSLQTISSKPHSSFSSQSFAQGLIVGQLSVLIVLIFAIKFFVFSEGGAKTATAKSVATTSSFMDSTKNSILSTIIKRGGKDGLEVAEQENDKSKQINSILEKTYYNVETHSPESLDWFNVLIAQTIQQFREEALQKNNIINSLNDFIERRSDELPQYLDQIKITEVDIGDDFPIFSNCIIQYSPNSNKKRLEAKIDIDLSDRLALGIETRLLLNYPKPLSAALPIQLTVSIVRFQACLTVSLTTDEQFVPTSKDVGDEMGNEKGYYLMFSFNPEYRMELEVKSLIGARSKLENIPKIASLIEYQISKWFVERCVEPRFQFVKLPSMWPRSKNTRKEKTDTDDTGSVKSND; from the coding sequence ATGATAGATAACGGTACCAATAACACGATTGTATCCGAATTCAATTCAAGTGAATTGTGCATAGACGATGGGAATACAAGTTATTCAAACTTTACCAATGAGCACAGTGGAACAAACGATACATTTATGACTTTAGATGAATACTTGAACAAAACTCTTCCGTTGCACCTCGATCAACTTGTGCTTGATACAAATCAAAGGGAGCTATTCGACACAGCAGCCAAATCGATACTATCATCTGCTCTACTAGAAagacaacaacaatcaTTGCAAACAATTTCGAGCAAACCACactcttctttttcgtCCCAGTCTTTTGCTCAAGGTCTAATAGTTGGTCAATTGAGCGTTCTTATAGTATTGATATTTGCTATAAAGTTCTTTGTCTTCAGTGAAGGTGGTGCCAAGACCGCGACTGCAAAGAGTGTAGCTACAACGTCTTCTTTCATGGACTCTACAAAAAACAGTATCCTCTCTACAATTATAAAAAGGGGAGGTAAAGATGGTTTGGAAGTAGctgaacaagaaaatgataaatCGAAACAGATCAACTCTATATTAGAAAAAACGTATTACAATGTGGAAACGCATTCCCCAGAGTCATTGGACTGGTTTAATGTGCTTATTGCTCAAACTATACAGCAgtttagagaagaagctttacaaaaaaataatatcatcaactCATTAAACGATTTTATTGAGCGGAGGTCTGATGAACTACCACAGTATTTGGACCAAATTAAAATCACAGAGGTTGATATAGGTGACGATTTCccaatcttttcaaactGTATAATTCAGTATTCTCCAAactcaaacaaaaaaagactGGAAGCTAAAATAGATATTGATTTGAGCGATAGGTTAGCTTTGGGAATCGAAACTAGACTATTACTAAATTATCCAAAACCACTGTCAGCTGCTCTACCAATTCAATTAACTGTATCTATCGTTAGATTCCAAGCATGTCTCACCGTATCTTTAACTACAGATGAGCAATTTGTTCCTACATCTAAGGATGTGGGTGACGAAATGGGTAACGAAAAGGGTTACTAtttgatgttttctttcaatccTGAATATAGAATGGAATTGGAAGTAAAATCCTTGATTGGTGCACGGTCAAAACTAGAGAATATTCCTAAAATTGCCAGCCTCATTGAGTATCAAATTAGCAAATGGTTTGTGGAAAGATGTGTCGAACCCAGATTCCAATTTGTAAAACTCCCAAGTATGTGGCCTAGGAGTAAGAACAccagaaaggaaaaaacTGATACAGATGATACAGGCTCTGTCAAATCAAATGATTAA
- the SPO75 gene encoding Spo75p encodes MNVENKTNILDYLRNIIYNYVEVDDSTAILVLNYKDELSPLQSKYKNYTSGLIRTLLSNTRSGSAQRQFGITFSSFLSGVLVSVIFCVVQVLIFSILRNRFDFIYQPNVNLYERHNKVNTEEADNYQGNGPLSEKLGNQLWSWIKPTWSASIEEYREYGLDAYFFLRLLKTLSMFFLLLSIVIIPILIPIHYISGYKSADIENYISKMDLHDKITNEQMLSHLPYGLTGLDKISMSNISPAHNNRLAFHLILAVLLICFFHHLLLHELKYYVAERNKLLTSQYKTKSFQNVLFIGNISKDFDRDKIEYFCESLIPGSVDQIVSLPEDYKMRKMFRREICQLISLIENTQLDIIFSKAYYGKDKISSNDNIHYRSKQELSKIFPLYEFRYIYSKRIDLKQKRNPIIYSARRLSFLIKETFSGNIFTGFQFKLIQNNNNIWRRFFSLKWNPNLIIDSKQKKLERYLKKFEKNLIVQQDLEDHTGEKSSKQAFLVFKKVSFAHIFDQMLLSSKSSEMSDDKALGINPEDIVWCNIEAVGRVMKLFRVAVSNFLNVTIIIGWVVPVAIVGFVSQIPIITKIVPILTSLEDLPEYISKPLASIVPAVTLIFLTEGVPIFFRWFSVVKCLRTGAQIEIDVQKWFFSFLFVHIFLVVTISSGISVVVETVVNSPINIPHLLGTNLPKCSNFFCSFVLIRGIAYFGGNLLQLKNLLFYLGYYRWVKRTPREKLEYILDIPVYQWGSLYPIFSVLASISIIYSVIAPFILPLASFSFIFVMFSFKYSLKYQYDHKNKSETLGKFYPQALMQLYSGVYFLEACLIGLFALANCFRLSLFMFIFMIFTVSAHFQISNFTKPIIDHLPASLSSDEITQPKKDFRLNELESISHKIWIPYDKSGISTTEGEKWQSKYDMEFVHDNAFINENGKIVVNSNPYV; translated from the coding sequence acgaaTATCCTGGATTATTTAAGAAACATCATTTATAATTACGTGGAAGTTGATGACAGTACTGCAATATTGGTATTAAACTATAAAGATGAACTCTCACCGTTACAGTCTAAGTATAAGAATTATACTTCTGGATTAATAAGAACACTATTGTCAAATACACGATCAGGAAGTGCCCAGCGCCAGTTTGGTATTACCTTCTCGTCGTTTCTCTCAGGTGTGCTGGTGTCGGTGATTTTCTGTGTAGTTCAAGTGCTAATATTTAGCATATTAAGGAATCGGTTTGACTTTATTTATCAACCGAATGTGAACTTATATGAAAGGCATAATAAAGTGAATACCGAAGAAGCAGATAACTACCAAGGAAATGGTCCATTAAGTGAGAAATTAGGAAATCAATTGTGGTCCTGGATCAAGCCGACATGGTCTGCCTCAATTGAGGAGTACAGAGAGTACGGTTTAGATGcttattttttccttcgGTTACTTAAAACCTTGtcaatgttttttttattgttatcGATTGTAATCATACCCATCTTGATTCCAATTCATTACATATCTGGGTATAAATCCGCTGACATTGAGAATTACATCTCGAAAATGGATCTTCATGACAAAATTACCAACGAACAAATGCTTAGCCATTTGCCATATGGTCTGACAGGATTGGATAAAATATCCATGTCAAATATTTCACCAGCTCATAACAATCGGTTAGCATTTCACCTGATATTGGCAGTTCTTctgatttgtttttttcatcatttgcTCCTTCATGAATTGAAATACTATGTAGCAGAGCGTAATAAGTTGTTGACCAGTCAgtataaaacaaaatcattcCAAAACGTCCTTTTTATTGGAAATATTAGCAAAGACTTTGACAGAGataaaattgaatatttctGCGAGTCTTTAATACCAGGAAGTGTTGATCAGATAGTGTCGTTACCTGAAGATTATAAGATGAGAAAAATGTTTAGAAGGGAAATATGTCAGTTAATCAGCCTCATTGAAAACACCCAATTGgatattatttttagtAAAGCATACTACGGAAAGGATAAGATTTCGAGCAATGACAATATACATTACCGCAGTAAACAAGAGCTCTCTAAGATATTTCCATTGTATGAATTTCgctatatatatagcaaAAGAATTGACTTAAAACAGAAACGTAATCCAATAATTTACAGTGCCAGAAGGCTTTCCTTTCTTATCAAAGAGACTTTCAGCGGGAATATATTCACAGGTTTTCAGTTCAAGCTGATCCagaataacaataacataTGGAGACGGTTTTTCTCATTGAAGTGGAACCCTAATTTAATCATTGATagtaaacaaaagaagttagAAAGATACTTGAAAAAATTCGAGAAGAATTTGATAGTACAACAGGATTTGGAAGATCATACGGGTGAAAAGAGCTCAAAACAAgcatttttggttttcaagaaggtttctttCGCACATATATTCGACCAGATGCTATTATCAAGTAAAAGTTCAGAAATGAGTGACGATAAGGCATTGGGTATTAACCCAGAAGATATTGTATGGTGCAATATAGAGGCAGTCGGTAGAGTGATGAAATTGTTCAGGGTAGCAGtttcaaactttttaaaTGTTACAATTATAATTGGGTGGGTTGTTCCTGTGGCTATTGTTGGTTTCGTCTCTCAAATTCCGATAATTACAAAAATTGTTCCTATCTTAACCAGTTTAGAAGACCTTCCTGAGTACATTTCCAAACCATTAGCGAGTATTGTTCCTGCTGTTACTTTGATATTCTTGACAGAAGGGGTACCTATTTTCTTCAGATGGTTTAGTGTTGTTAAATGTTTACGGACGGGTGCacaaattgaaattgatgttCAGAAATGGTTCTTTTCATTCCTCTTTGTTCACATATTTTTAGTTGTGACCATTTCTTCTGGTATTTCGGTTGTCGTAGAAACCGTAGTAAACAGTCCAATAAATATACCTCACCTTTTGGGTACAAATTTGCCAAAATGTTCAAACTTTTTCTGCTCATTCGTTTTAATTAGAGGAATTGCATATTTTGGAGGTAATTTACTACAGTTGAAGAaccttttattttatctaGGCTACTATAGGTGGGTAAAAAGAACGCCAAGGGAGAAATTGGAGTACATTTTGGATATTCCAGTGTATCAATGGGGCTCGCTATACCCGATATTTTCGGTTTTAGCGAGTATATCTATCATTTATTCTGTGATAGCTCCATTTATATTACCTTTAGCAagtttttccttcatttttgttatgttttcattcaagTATTCCTTGAAATACCAATATGATCATAAGAACAAATCTGAAACATTGGGAAAGTTCTACCCTCAAGCTTTAATGCAATTGTACTCTGGGGtatattttcttgaagCATGTTTGATTGGATTATTTGCACTTGCAAATTGCTTCAGattatcattattcatGTTTATTTTCATGATATTCACTGTAAGTGCACATTtccaaatatcaaatttCACAAAACCTATAATTGATCATCTTCCCGCCAGCTTATCATCCGATGAGATAACGCAGCCAAAGAAAGACTTTAGATTGAACGAATTAGAATCAATATCTCATAAAATATGGATACCATATGATAAAAGTGGAATATCAACAACTGAAGGAGAAAAGTGGCAATCAAAATACGATATGGAGTTTGTTCACGACAATGCCTTTATCAATGAAAATGGGAAAATTGTGGTTAACAGTAATCCATATGTTTAA